A genomic stretch from Heptranchias perlo isolate sHepPer1 chromosome 28, sHepPer1.hap1, whole genome shotgun sequence includes:
- the zgc:174895 gene encoding zgc:174895: MEALTIPPERTQRWYLALMAPNVKGPKYAWLDPSRLYCNQQAFKDCIEDLLQPFQNDTIDLIAGIDAMGFILGAAIANHLGKGFLTIRKEGHSCIKTNSRAYTDYTGRRKVLEMRTDVVKSGLRILMVDQWIETGGTMEAAIALIEQQGGTIAGIATICIEDSEGGKRIKEKYKCSTCIPEHLQSQFNNQYLETFKAF, encoded by the exons ATGGAAGCATTGACTATCCCACCAGAACGTACACAAAGATGGTATTTGGCTCTCATGGCACCCAATGTAAAGGGCCCAAAATATGCCTGGCTCGACCCATCCAGACTCTACTGTAACCAACAG GCCTTTAAGGACTGCATTGAAGACTTGCTCCAGCCATTCCAGAATGACACCATAGACCTCATAGCTGGGATTGATGCCATGGGCTTCATTCTAG GAGCAGCTATAGCCAACCATCTTGGAAAAGGATTTTTAACAATCCGGAAAGAAGGTCACAGCTGCATAAAAACCAACAGCAGGGCCTACACTGACTATACAGGTCGACGGAAAGTGTTGGAAATGCGCACTGATGTGGTTAAATCAG GTTTACGAATCCTGATGGTGGACCAATGGATTGAGACCGGAGGCACGATGGAGGCTGCAATTGCACTCATTGAACAACAAGGTGGAACTATAGCAG GTATTGCTACAATCTGCATTGAAGACAGTGAAGGAGGAAAGCGAATTAAAGAGAAATACAAGTGTTCAACCTGCATCCCCGAACACCTGCAGTCGCAGTTTAATAATCAATACCTGGAGACTTTCAAAGCATTTTAG